The segment CGAGGACCACCGCGAGGAGATCGAGGAGGTCCTCAAGGGGGCCGACATGGTCTTCGTGACGGCCGGCGAGGGCGGCGGCACCGGCACCGGCGGCGCGCCGGTGGTGGCCAACATCGCCCGCTCGCTCGGCGCCCTCACCATCGGCGTGGTCACCCGGCCGTTCACCTTCGAGGGCCGCCGCCGGGCCAACCAGGCCGAGGACGGCATCGCCAGCCTGCGCGAGCAGGTGGACACCCTGATCGTCATCCCCAACGACCGGCTGCTGTCGATCTCCGACCGCCAGGTCTCGGTGCTGGACGCGTTCCGCTCCGCCGACCAGGTGCTGCTCTCCGGCGTGCAGGGCATCACCGACCTGATCACCACCCCCGGCCTGATCAACCTGGACTTCGCGGACGTGAAGTCGGTCATGTCGGACGCCGGTTCGGCGCTGATGGGCATCGGCTCGGCCCGCGGCGAGGACCGCGCCAAGGCCGCCGCCGTGATGGCGATCTCCTCGCCGCTGCTGGAGGCGTCCATCGACGGCGCCCGCGGCGTGCTGCTCTCCATCTCCGGCGGCTCCGACCTCGGCCTGTTCGAGATCAACGAGGCCGCCCAGCTGGTCAGCGAGGCCGCCCACCCGGAGGCGAACATCATCTTCGGCGCGGTCATCGACGACGCGCTCGGCGACGAGGTCCGGGTCACCGTGATCGCCGCCGGGTTCGACGGGGGGCAGCCGCCCGCCATCGTCCGCGAGCCGGTGGTCAAGTCGACCTCCTCGTCCGCGGCGTCCTCGTCCACGCCGGCCCCGGAGCGCCCGGCCACCCGCCCGTCCTACGGCTCGATCGGCTCGGTCACCCGCGCCGAGGAGCCGTCGCGCACCGCCGAGGCGCCGGCCCCGGTGACGGCCGCCGCCCCGCCGGTGCCGCCGCAGGTCCAGCCGGTCCGGCAGCCGTACGTCGAGAG is part of the Kitasatospora cineracea genome and harbors:
- the ftsZ gene encoding cell division protein FtsZ, whose protein sequence is MAAPQNYLAVIKVVGIGGGGVNAINRMIEVGLKGVEFIAINTDAQALLMSDADVKLDVGRELTRGLGAGANPEVGRKAAEDHREEIEEVLKGADMVFVTAGEGGGTGTGGAPVVANIARSLGALTIGVVTRPFTFEGRRRANQAEDGIASLREQVDTLIVIPNDRLLSISDRQVSVLDAFRSADQVLLSGVQGITDLITTPGLINLDFADVKSVMSDAGSALMGIGSARGEDRAKAAAVMAISSPLLEASIDGARGVLLSISGGSDLGLFEINEAAQLVSEAAHPEANIIFGAVIDDALGDEVRVTVIAAGFDGGQPPAIVREPVVKSTSSSAASSSTPAPERPATRPSYGSIGSVTRAEEPSRTAEAPAPVTAAAPPVPPQVQPVRQPYVESPAEELDVPDFLK